From Pongo pygmaeus isolate AG05252 chromosome 1, NHGRI_mPonPyg2-v2.0_pri, whole genome shotgun sequence, one genomic window encodes:
- the CCDC190 gene encoding coiled-coil domain-containing protein 190, whose translation MVKTLDLETIKKMERHMVRGQLYKHFDLERKNAKQAEARLDQRLQRLKDICLYHVKLLTWEQRQLQKELQRLQQETMKKKFSSYLGNGIQKRPEDVLMFSPQGGQKHRAPQAKKMRALATRMTQDTYKSKSQVPPSHDAGLKDPMKSKKQPLSQNNRTACFIKEQPKAQEKDSVNPPKDIDSSKGISVLCQNQEVSTNTIEQGPSSSPASDSGMACADETRSKDVAVNPDGNTGKQIPPNHMECAGSFKDEFTKPTFLELLSKARNAHYLRHRVPPESERLISIGEIFGHVESSSSRAGKECENRVPSKFLPL comes from the exons ATGGTGAAAACTCTGGATTTGGAG ACCATAAAGAAGATGGAGAGGCACATGGTCAGGGGACAATTGTATAAGCATTTTGATTTGGAGAGGAAGAATGCCAAGCAGGCTGAAGCCAGACTGGACCAAAGGCTGCAGAGACTGAAGGATATTTGCCTCTACCATGTGAAATTGCTGACCTGGGAGCAGAGGCAGCTCCAAAAAGAactgcagaggttgcagcaag AAACCATGAAGAAAAAGTTCTCCTCTTATTtggggaatggaattcagaagaGACCAGAAGATGTTCTCATGTTCTCACCACAGGGAGGACAGAAGCACAGAGCCCCACAGGCTAAGAAGATGAG AGCATTGGCAACCCGTATGACCCAAGACACATACAAAAGCAAGTCCCAGGTGCCTCCTTCACATGATGCTGGTCTCAAAGACCCCATGAAGAGCAAAAAGCAGCCACTCTCTCAAAATAACAGAACTGCCTGCTTCATAAAAGAGCAACCAAAAGCCCAAGAGAAAGATTCTGTGAATCCACCTAAGGACATAGACTCCAGCAAGGGCATCTCTGTTCTGTGCCAAAATCAAGAGGTTTCCACCAACACCATAGAACAAGGTCCTAGTTCCAGCCCAGCTAGTgatagtggaatggcatgtgctgATGAGACCAGATCAAAAGATGTTGCTGTAAATCCAGATGGGAACACTGGAAAACAAATTCCCCCAAATCACATGGAATGTGCAGGAAGCTTCAAGGACGAGTTCACAAAGCCAACCTTCTTAGAGTTGCTTTCAAAGGCCAGAAATGCCCATTATCTCCGGCACAGGGTCCCCCCTGAGTCTGAGAGATTGATTAGCATTGGGGAGATATTTGGGCATGTGGAATCCTCATCGTCCAGGGCAGGAAAGGAGTGTGAAAACAGGGTGCCCTCTAAGTTTCTTCCTCTCTAA